In one Pseudomonas sp. 31-12 genomic region, the following are encoded:
- the flhB gene encoding flagellar biosynthesis protein FlhB, with protein sequence MAESESGQDKTEDPTEKRKKDSRDKGEIARSKELNTLAVMLAGAGALLIFGGALAQDLMELMRMNFTLSREVILDQRNMGTFLLHSGQIALLSIQPVMITLLLAALIGPISLGGWLFAASSMAPKFSRMNPGAGLKRMFSAKALVELLKALAKFFIVLFVALAVLSSDIDDLMRIAHEPLDMAIIHSLQVVGWSTLWMACGLIIIAAVDVPVQLWESHKKLLMTKQEVRDEHKDQEGRPEVKQRIRQLQREMSQRRMMAAIPEADVVITNPTHYAVALKYDPDKGSAPVLLAKGNDFLALKIREIAVANNVLLLESPALARSIYYSTELEQEIPGGLYLAVAQVLAYVYQIRQYRAGKGKRPDPLKDNLPIPPDLRRDS encoded by the coding sequence ATGGCTGAGAGCGAAAGCGGTCAGGACAAAACAGAAGACCCCACGGAGAAACGTAAAAAGGACTCCCGGGACAAGGGTGAGATTGCGCGCTCCAAGGAGCTCAACACCCTGGCGGTCATGCTTGCCGGTGCCGGTGCGCTGCTGATTTTCGGCGGCGCGTTGGCCCAGGACCTGATGGAGTTGATGCGGATGAACTTCACGCTGTCGCGGGAAGTGATTCTGGATCAGCGCAACATGGGCACCTTTCTCCTGCACTCGGGGCAGATCGCCCTGCTGTCGATTCAGCCGGTGATGATCACCTTGTTGCTGGCTGCGTTGATCGGCCCGATTTCCCTCGGCGGCTGGCTGTTTGCGGCGAGCTCGATGGCGCCGAAATTCAGTCGCATGAACCCCGGTGCGGGGCTCAAACGAATGTTCTCGGCCAAGGCTCTGGTCGAACTGCTCAAGGCCCTGGCGAAATTTTTCATCGTGCTGTTCGTGGCGCTGGCAGTGTTGTCTTCCGACATCGACGACCTGATGCGCATTGCGCACGAGCCGTTGGACATGGCGATTATTCACAGCCTGCAAGTGGTCGGCTGGAGTACCTTGTGGATGGCCTGCGGGCTGATCATCATCGCCGCCGTCGACGTGCCGGTGCAGCTGTGGGAAAGCCACAAGAAACTGCTGATGACCAAGCAGGAAGTGCGCGACGAGCACAAGGATCAGGAAGGGCGTCCGGAGGTCAAGCAGCGCATTCGCCAGTTGCAGCGCGAGATGTCCCAGCGGAGGATGATGGCGGCCATTCCCGAGGCCGACGTGGTCATCACCAACCCGACACACTACGCTGTCGCCCTCAAGTACGACCCGGACAAGGGCAGTGCGCCGGTGCTGTTGGCCAAGGGTAATGACTTCCTCGCCTTGAAGATTCGTGAAATCGCCGTGGCCAACAATGTGCTGCTACTCGAATCGCCGGCCCTGGCACGTTCGATCTACTACTCCACGGAGCTGGAGCAGGAAATCCCTGGTGGGTTGTATCTGGCGGTTGCCCAGGTATTGGCCTACGTCTACCAGATCCGCCAGTACCGCGCGGGCAAGGGCAAACGCCCGGATCCGCTCAAGGATAATCTGCCGATTCCACCGGATCTGCGCCGCGATTCCTGA